Proteins found in one Panicum hallii strain FIL2 chromosome 4, PHallii_v3.1, whole genome shotgun sequence genomic segment:
- the LOC112889286 gene encoding uncharacterized protein LOC112889286: MAATSLLPSVIVHVVVVAAAAALFLRPCAAQSRAANISAVEAAVRDRALELLRGAGHLVDVPLPANLSDAGVQASALRMRSNALWADGVSAAAGSSGVVFAIPPRVVPAPFARRVAIVFERFAGDGGTTAGAALFAAPRGYALAAPVVGLLAYDALAGHDARVSLRALGAPVRVEFKNLSSPAAGNGFNASTARCVTFAASGEVAATHSVASGPACAVTGTGHFGIAVRVPETPPAASASMLRARWWAWAVGVGAGGVLGASVLVLAVAGAVSWSRRRRREEMELRAMAGEELGRMAVRGSTMPSGKVMRTRPEMVESPSWR; encoded by the coding sequence ATGGCCGCGACGTCCTTGTTGCCGTCGGTGATTGtgcacgtcgtcgtcgtcgccgccgccgccgcgctcttcCTGCGTCCCTGCGCTGCCCAGAGCCGCGCCGCGAACATCTCGGCCGTCGAGGCCGCCGTCCGGGACCGCGCGCTCGAGCTGCTCCGCGGCGCGGGACATCTCGTGGACGTGCCCCTCCCGGCGAACCTCTCCGACGCGGGCGTCCAGGCCTCGGCGCTGCGCATGCGCAGCAACGCGCTCTGGGCCGACGGcgtcagcgccgccgccggctcgtcCGGGGTCGTGTTCGCCATCCCGCCGCGCGTCGTCCCGGCCCCGTTCGCGCGCCGCGTCGCCATCGTCTTCGAGCGcttcgccggcgacggcggcacgacAGCCGGAGCGGCGCtcttcgccgcgccgcgcgggtaCGCGCTGGCCGCGCCCGTGGTCGGTCTCCTCGCGTACGACGCGTTGGCGGGCCACGACGCCCGGGTCTCGCTCCGGGCGCTCGGCGCGCCGGTGCGCGTCGAGTTCAAGAACCTGTCGTCGCCAGCGGCGGGGAATGGGTTCAACGCCAGCACCGCGCGGTGCGTGACGTTCGCGGCCAGCGGGGAGGTCGCTGCCACGCACTCCGTGGCGTCGGGCCCGGCGTGCGCGGTGACCGGCACGGGCCACTTCGGCATAGCGGTGCGGGTGCCTGAGACGCCGCCGGCAGCCTCGGCCTCGATGTTGAGGGCGAGGTGGTGGGCGTGGGCGGTgggcgtcggcgccggcggcgtgcTGGGAGCCAGCGTCTTGGTGCTCGCCGTGGCCGGCGCGGTGAGCTGGAGCAGGAGGCGCCGGAGGGAGGAGATGGAGCTGCGGGCAAtggccggggaggagctggggAGGATGGCGGTGCGTGGGAGCACGATGCCGTCCGGGAAGGTGATGAGGACGCGGCCGGAGATGGTGGAGAGTCCGTCGTGGCGGTAG
- the LOC112889289 gene encoding uncharacterized protein LOC112889289 produces MAAGAATATLRWVLQLHRDVPRAARFYAEGLDFSVNVCTLRWAELQSGPLKLALMHTNDSNIASQRVYSSMLSFTVPDINSTVSKLMALGAELDGPIKYEIHGKVAALRCIDGHMLGLYEPA; encoded by the exons atggcggcgggggccgcgacGGCGACGCTCCGGTGGGTGCTGCAGCTGCACAGGGACGTGCCGCGGGCGGCGCGGTTCTACGCGGAGGGGCTCGATTTCAGCGTCAACGTCTGCACGCTCCGCTGGGCCGAGCTCCAGTCGGGGCCGCTCAAGCTCGCGCTCATGCACACCAACGACAG TAATATTGCATCGCAGAGAGTATATTCTTCCATGCTATCGTTCACTGTACCAGACATTAACAGTACAGTTTCAAAACTAATGGCACTGGGAGCTGAGTTGGATGGACCAATCAAATATGAGATCCATGGAAAG GTTGCAGCCTTACGATGCATCGATGGGCACATGCTAGGTCTTTACGAGCCAGCTTGA
- the LOC112889287 gene encoding rRNA-processing protein FCF1 homolog has translation MGRSKSKGPKFAVVKKMITKKTVNKYKQDVLNPNKKDAEKEKLGRNVPQVSSALFFSYNTALGPPYRVIVDTNFINFSIQNKLDLEKGMMDCLYAKCTPCITDCVMAELEKLGQKYRVALRIAKDPRFQRLACTHKGTYADDCIVERVTQHKCYIVATCDRDLKRRIRKVPGVPIMYITRHRYSIERLPEATVGGAPRI, from the exons ATGGGGAGGTCGAAGAGCAAGGGCCCCAAGTTCGCGGTggtgaagaagatgatcaccaAGAAGACCGTCAACAA GTACAAGCAGGATGTGCTGAACCCCAACAAGAAGGACGCGGAGAAGGAGAAGCTCGGCCGGAATGT GCCGCAGGTCTcgtcggctcttttcttcagCTACAACACGGCGCTCGGGCCACCTTATCGGGTGATTGTGGACACCAACTTCATCAACTTCTCCATCCAGAACAAG CTGGATTTGGAGAAAGGAATGATGGACTGCCTTTATGCAAAAT GCACTCCGTGTATCACTGATTGTGTTATGGCTGAGCTTGAAAAGCTTGGACAGAAGTATCGCGTGGCCTTGAG AATTGCCAAGGACCCTAGGTTCCAAAGATTAGCATGCACACACAAGGGAACTTATGCTGATGACTGCATTGTGGAGAGGGTTACTCAA CACAAATGCTACATTGTTGCCACATGTGATAGAGATTTGAAAAGGAGGATAAGGAAG GTTCCTGGTGTTCCAATCATGTATATTACTCGACACAGGTACTCGATAGAACGGCTCCCTGAAGCCACAGTTGGTGGAG CGCCAAGAATCTGA